In Sphingomonas sp. LR60, the following are encoded in one genomic region:
- a CDS encoding GNAT family N-acetyltransferase, with protein sequence MTIAVRPAAGGDVAAIDALLRAVFTRADEADLVRQLCVDGDMVLMTVAVDEERGALVGAVAFSRMAVDVGGKAIAAVALAPVAVAETYRRQGVAEALIHAGIERIEAARVVLCFVLGEPAFYTRFGFHGDYAKNFASPYAGEHLMALPIQGGLIPCGERGAATHAPAFARLGEA encoded by the coding sequence GTGACGATCGCGGTCCGCCCGGCGGCCGGCGGCGATGTCGCCGCGATCGACGCGCTGCTTCGGGCCGTCTTTACGCGCGCGGACGAGGCCGATCTGGTGCGGCAGCTTTGCGTCGATGGCGACATGGTGCTGATGACGGTCGCTGTGGATGAGGAGCGTGGCGCGCTGGTCGGCGCGGTCGCGTTCAGCCGGATGGCGGTCGATGTCGGCGGCAAGGCGATTGCGGCGGTCGCGCTCGCTCCGGTGGCGGTCGCGGAGACTTATCGTCGGCAGGGCGTCGCCGAGGCGTTGATCCATGCCGGGATCGAGCGGATCGAGGCGGCGCGCGTCGTGCTGTGCTTCGTACTGGGTGAGCCGGCCTTCTACACGCGGTTCGGCTTCCACGGTGATTATGCCAAGAACTTCGCTTCGCCTTATGCGGGCGAGCATCTGATGGCGCTGCCGATCCAGGGCGGGTTGATACCCTGCGGCGAGCGTGGGGCCGCTACCCATGCGCCCGCGTTCGCCCGGCTCGGTGAGGCTTAG
- the fabI gene encoding enoyl-ACP reductase FabI, translating into MNELMAGKRGLIMGLANDKSLAWGIAKKLSEAGAELAFSYQGAAMEKRVRPLAEQLGVARLFDCDVSDMDALDATFAALAEEWPTIDFVVHAIGFSDKSQLRGRYYDTTLDNFLMTMNISAYSLVAVAQRARRMMPEGGSILTLTYYGAEKVIPHYNVMGVAKAALETSVKYLAVDLGPDNIRINAISAGPIQTLAARGIGDFNYILKWNELNAPLRRTVTIEDVGGAGLYMLSDLASGVTGEIHHVDAGYNVIGMKAEDAPDIALA; encoded by the coding sequence GTGAACGAATTGATGGCGGGCAAGCGCGGGCTCATCATGGGGCTGGCCAACGACAAGTCGCTGGCCTGGGGAATCGCCAAGAAGCTGAGCGAGGCCGGTGCCGAACTCGCCTTCTCCTATCAGGGCGCGGCGATGGAGAAGCGCGTGCGGCCGCTCGCCGAGCAACTGGGCGTCGCGCGACTGTTCGATTGCGACGTGTCGGATATGGACGCGCTCGACGCGACCTTCGCGGCGCTGGCGGAAGAATGGCCGACGATCGACTTCGTGGTCCATGCGATCGGCTTCTCTGACAAGTCCCAGCTGCGCGGACGCTATTACGACACGACGCTCGACAACTTCCTGATGACGATGAACATCTCCGCCTATTCGCTGGTCGCGGTCGCACAGCGCGCGCGGCGGATGATGCCGGAGGGCGGCTCGATCCTGACGCTGACCTATTATGGCGCGGAGAAGGTGATCCCGCACTACAACGTCATGGGCGTGGCCAAGGCGGCGCTGGAGACGAGCGTCAAGTATCTCGCGGTCGATCTGGGCCCCGACAACATCCGCATCAACGCGATCTCGGCCGGGCCGATCCAGACGCTGGCGGCGCGCGGGATCGGCGATTTCAACTACATCCTCAAGTGGAACGAGCTGAACGCCCCACTGCGCCGGACCGTGACGATCGAGGACGTCGGCGGTGCGGGGCTGTACATGCTCTCCGATTTGGCGAGCGGCGTGACCGGCGAGATCCACCATGTCGACGCTGGGTACAATGTGATCGGGATGAAGGCCGAGGACGCGCCCGACATCGCGCTGGCGTGA
- a CDS encoding YihY/virulence factor BrkB family protein has product MTDAPLSLTPEDRGRHHGAARRRLDRQLAHLRPGAYAWEVFKRAVIGVWTDGFIYAGNLAYLALMTVFPFFIVAAAVASLFGQSDEVQHGLASFLSVLPRDVADVLRTPIANVLQARTGPLLWFGALVGLWTVGSFAETIRDIFRKAYGTRSSQSLWRARLGLSIAIIASVVIALFAFLVQGILTAAEQFIYRLLPVAQHVAEWLNIARLVPAAIMFGALYMLFYSVTPGKYRRSDARKWPGALFTTLWWVSMTAGLPWALSQLGGYDLTYGSLAGVVVMLLFFYLIGLGLVFGAHLNAALAEPPEPVVEGTGQGE; this is encoded by the coding sequence GTGACCGACGCCCCGCTATCGCTGACGCCTGAAGACCGCGGGCGCCACCACGGCGCCGCGCGTCGCCGGCTCGACCGACAGCTCGCTCACCTCCGCCCCGGCGCCTATGCCTGGGAGGTGTTCAAGCGCGCGGTGATCGGCGTGTGGACCGACGGGTTCATCTATGCGGGCAACCTCGCCTATCTCGCGCTGATGACGGTGTTTCCGTTCTTCATCGTCGCGGCGGCGGTGGCGTCCTTGTTCGGGCAGAGCGACGAGGTGCAGCACGGGCTGGCCAGTTTCCTGTCGGTGCTGCCGCGCGACGTGGCGGACGTGCTGCGGACGCCGATCGCCAATGTCCTGCAAGCGCGCACGGGGCCGCTGCTGTGGTTCGGTGCACTGGTCGGGCTGTGGACGGTCGGCAGCTTCGCGGAGACGATCCGCGACATCTTCCGCAAAGCCTATGGCACGCGCTCGTCGCAGTCGTTGTGGCGCGCGCGGCTGGGGCTGAGCATCGCGATCATCGCCTCGGTGGTGATCGCCCTGTTCGCGTTTCTGGTGCAGGGCATCCTGACCGCCGCCGAGCAGTTCATCTATCGCCTGCTGCCGGTCGCGCAGCATGTCGCCGAATGGCTCAATATCGCGCGGCTGGTGCCGGCGGCGATCATGTTCGGCGCGCTCTACATGCTGTTCTATTCGGTGACGCCCGGCAAATATCGCCGCAGCGATGCGCGCAAATGGCCCGGCGCCTTGTTCACGACCCTGTGGTGGGTGAGCATGACCGCCGGGCTGCCCTGGGCGCTGTCGCAGCTCGGCGGCTATGACCTGACCTATGGCAGCCTGGCGGGTGTGGTGGTGATGCTGTTGTTCTTCTATCTGATCGGGCTGGGACTGGTCTTCGGCGCGCACCTCAACGCGGCACTGGCGGAGCCGCCCGAACCGGTTGTAGAGGGGACCGGACAGGGTGAATAA
- a CDS encoding transglutaminase family protein yields MRYDIRHITRFDYGNAVKFARCNLRLKPIDWPGQKLEEYALHVAPSGRTTEAHAEAGLAHVTRLVVDERVRRLTIESVARLTVDRLVPVPDASDLSIAEVCALARASGDVSAAGPAAYLFPSPLIPLDRAIADYCAPDLSPDRNVLEAGIALARRIQRDFAFDPTATLVDTPPHEAFAKRSGVCQDFAQIMLTGLRAAGLPAAYASGYIRTIPPPGQERLVGADATHAWVLIWCGPVRGWVGVDPTNGIWMAGDHIVVAIGRDYAEIAPVDGVVLGSGAQAMEVSVDVAPIVEGIVEAIAEPA; encoded by the coding sequence ATGCGCTATGACATCCGCCACATCACCCGCTTCGACTATGGCAATGCGGTCAAGTTCGCGCGCTGCAACCTGCGGCTGAAGCCGATCGACTGGCCGGGGCAGAAGCTGGAGGAATATGCGCTCCATGTCGCGCCCTCCGGGCGGACCACCGAGGCACATGCCGAAGCGGGGCTGGCGCATGTCACCCGGCTGGTGGTCGACGAGCGGGTCCGGCGGCTGACGATCGAGAGTGTCGCGCGGCTGACGGTCGACCGGCTGGTGCCGGTGCCCGACGCGAGCGATCTCTCGATCGCCGAGGTCTGCGCGCTCGCCCGTGCGTCCGGCGACGTCTCGGCGGCGGGGCCGGCGGCGTATCTGTTCCCGTCGCCGTTGATCCCGCTCGACCGTGCGATCGCCGATTATTGCGCGCCCGATCTGTCGCCCGACCGCAACGTGCTGGAGGCCGGGATCGCGCTGGCGCGGCGGATCCAGCGCGACTTTGCGTTCGATCCCACGGCGACCCTGGTCGACACGCCGCCGCACGAGGCGTTCGCCAAGCGCAGCGGCGTCTGTCAGGATTTCGCGCAGATCATGCTGACCGGGCTGCGTGCCGCCGGGCTGCCCGCCGCTTATGCCTCGGGCTATATCCGCACCATCCCGCCGCCCGGGCAGGAACGGCTGGTCGGCGCCGATGCGACGCACGCCTGGGTGCTGATCTGGTGCGGGCCGGTGCGCGGCTGGGTCGGGGTCGATCCCACCAACGGCATCTGGATGGCAGGCGACCATATCGTCGTCGCGATCGGGCGCGACTATGCCGAGATCGCGCCGGTCGACGGCGTGGTGCTGGGATCGGGGGCGCAGGCGATGGAGGTCAGCGTCGACGTGGCGCCGATCGTCGAGGGCATCGTCGAGGCGATCGCGGAGCCAGCGTAA
- a CDS encoding circularly permuted type 2 ATP-grasp protein, which produces MRAGAGAPWLAVLEELSAVAGDDLGHARERVQRHAIDIGTGFRIIGEDSERPWPVSPMPLLIEAEEWSLIERGIVQRADLFETILADLYGPSKLVERGHFPATLVTGSPFFLRPLVGLAPPGGHHLHFVAIDLGRSPSGEWRVLADHLRAPTGAGYALENRLAVSRTLGGLQARLNVRRHAPFFAAFREGLAAACRRSDPRIGLLTPGRYNPSYPEQAHLARYLGLLLVEGDDLAALEDRLYVRTIGGLKRVDALWRRLDPRLLDPLAFDSHSRIGVPGLIDVWAQGNVVLANAPGAGVLESPAFGAFLPQLSTRLTGADLILPNIATWWCGQPREAAHVAGEFGSMLLSPAFGARTLGLPGEAPVAGADLTQEQRAAFLDDLTRRPQDYVGQEIVRLSTMPVIIEDRLEPRPFTLRVFAARDAQGNWQVLPGGFARIGEHPDPRAAVLGEGTWSADVCVHGAEPVSPVSLLPAPDSLHIRRNPGTLPSRVADNFFWLGRYLDRGEALLAAIRVMLGHSIDADTGAAPDDATIAKLVAEIVDSGAAPAPTGFRRAELIAFARTAMEARDGWQSVAAINTHAQRIAGGSRDRLSVDMVRLLDAPFPTHRGMLDRAGSLQRRYAAIAGLSAEHMGRTAAWRFHDLGRRIERARAITRAARIFGMSGASAGDLSTLLDLADSQISYRQRYLTGIARVPVVDLTVLDPGNPRALAFQVERIREHLAALPVLDDDGMAEPQQIEATELHALVAPAQAALLDPETLSEVENRLFRLSEAIARRYFLQGAEPLRASGLTLA; this is translated from the coding sequence ATGCGCGCCGGTGCCGGCGCGCCGTGGCTGGCGGTGCTCGAGGAATTGTCCGCGGTCGCGGGCGACGATCTCGGCCATGCGCGCGAGCGGGTGCAGCGGCACGCGATCGATATCGGCACCGGTTTCCGCATCATCGGCGAGGACAGCGAGCGGCCGTGGCCGGTCAGCCCGATGCCGCTGCTGATCGAGGCGGAGGAATGGTCCCTGATCGAGCGCGGGATCGTCCAGCGCGCCGATCTGTTCGAGACGATCCTCGCCGATCTGTACGGCCCGTCGAAGCTGGTGGAACGCGGGCACTTTCCCGCGACGCTCGTCACCGGCAGCCCGTTCTTCCTGCGCCCGCTGGTCGGGCTGGCGCCACCCGGCGGGCACCATCTGCATTTCGTCGCGATCGACCTGGGGCGCAGTCCGTCGGGCGAGTGGCGCGTGCTTGCCGACCACCTGCGTGCGCCGACCGGGGCGGGCTATGCGCTGGAGAACCGGCTTGCGGTCAGCCGCACGCTAGGCGGGCTGCAGGCGCGGCTCAACGTGCGTCGCCACGCGCCGTTCTTCGCGGCGTTCCGCGAGGGGCTGGCCGCGGCGTGCCGGCGCAGCGATCCGCGCATCGGATTGCTGACCCCTGGGCGCTACAATCCCAGCTACCCCGAACAGGCGCATCTGGCGCGCTATCTGGGGCTGTTGCTGGTCGAAGGCGACGATCTCGCCGCGCTGGAGGATCGGCTGTACGTCCGCACGATCGGCGGGCTGAAGCGTGTCGATGCGCTGTGGCGGCGGCTCGATCCGCGGCTGCTCGATCCGCTGGCGTTCGATTCGCACTCGCGGATCGGGGTGCCGGGGCTGATCGACGTCTGGGCGCAGGGCAATGTCGTGCTCGCCAATGCGCCCGGCGCCGGGGTGCTGGAAAGCCCGGCGTTCGGGGCGTTCCTGCCGCAACTCAGCACGCGGCTGACCGGCGCGGACCTGATCCTGCCCAATATCGCGACCTGGTGGTGCGGGCAGCCGCGCGAGGCGGCGCATGTCGCGGGCGAGTTCGGGTCGATGCTGCTGTCGCCGGCGTTCGGCGCGCGAACGCTGGGACTGCCGGGCGAGGCACCGGTCGCGGGGGCGGACCTGACGCAGGAGCAGCGCGCCGCATTCCTCGACGATCTCACGCGGCGTCCGCAGGATTACGTCGGGCAGGAAATCGTGCGGCTGTCGACGATGCCGGTCATCATCGAGGACCGGCTGGAGCCACGCCCGTTCACGCTGCGGGTGTTCGCGGCGCGCGATGCGCAGGGCAATTGGCAGGTATTGCCGGGCGGCTTCGCGCGGATCGGCGAGCATCCCGACCCGCGGGCCGCGGTGCTGGGCGAAGGGACGTGGTCTGCGGACGTCTGCGTCCACGGTGCGGAGCCGGTTTCGCCGGTTTCGTTGCTGCCCGCGCCGGACTCGCTCCACATAAGGCGCAATCCCGGCACCTTGCCGAGCCGGGTCGCGGACAATTTCTTCTGGCTCGGGCGCTATCTGGATCGCGGCGAGGCGTTGCTGGCGGCGATCCGGGTGATGCTCGGCCATTCGATCGACGCCGATACCGGCGCGGCGCCCGATGACGCGACGATCGCCAAGCTGGTCGCCGAGATCGTCGACAGCGGCGCGGCCCCTGCCCCGACCGGCTTCCGCCGCGCCGAGTTGATCGCCTTCGCGCGCACCGCGATGGAAGCGCGCGACGGCTGGCAATCGGTGGCGGCGATCAACACCCATGCGCAGCGGATCGCCGGCGGATCGCGCGACCGGCTGTCGGTGGACATGGTGCGGTTGCTCGACGCGCCCTTCCCGACGCATCGCGGGATGCTCGACCGCGCCGGGTCGCTCCAGCGCCGCTATGCCGCGATCGCCGGGCTGTCGGCCGAGCATATGGGGCGGACCGCGGCGTGGCGGTTCCACGATCTCGGGCGGCGGATCGAGCGGGCGCGGGCGATCACGCGCGCGGCGCGGATCTTCGGGATGAGCGGCGCGTCGGCCGGCGATCTGTCGACGCTGCTCGACCTCGCCGACAGCCAGATCAGCTATCGCCAGCGCTATCTGACCGGGATCGCGCGGGTGCCGGTGGTCGATCTGACGGTACTCGATCCCGGCAATCCGCGCGCGCTGGCGTTCCAGGTCGAGCGGATCCGCGAGCATCTGGCGGCGCTGCCGGTGCTCGACGACGACGGCATGGCCGAGCCGCAGCAGATCGAGGCGACCGAACTGCACGCCCTGGTCGCCCCGGCGCAGGCGGCACTGCTCGATCCCGAGACGCTGTCGGAGGTCGAGAATCGGCTGTTCCGGCTGTCGGAGGCGATCGCGCGGCGGTATTTCCTGCAGGGTGCGGAGCCGTTGCGGGCGAGCGGGTTGACGCTGGCGTGA
- the ligD gene encoding DNA ligase D: MTDPLAPYNAKRNFAKTAEPAGTLAPGKGNSFIVQKHDATRLHWDFRLEVNGVLKSWAVTRGPSLDPNEKRLAVRTEDHPLSYQTFEGTIPAGEYGGGTVMLWDRGTWSPVKGKSAADIDKGHLHFVLDGERMKGEWLLIRLRPRGKERRENWLLRKIEDAAAGGTDTLVETALTSVATGRTMQEIADGKGGKPARKRKSGKPPVYEPPQLCTLVDHVPGGGEWIHEVKYDGYRALIAVGGGKAKVFTRSGLDWSDKFPGIAEAAAALPATTALIDGEIVAFKQGRPDFSTLKDAIGAGGAMTLFAFDLLEVDGKDLRDQPNVARKERLRALVGGGEERLRFAEHIVGAGEELFETMCREGYEGVVSKRADAPYRGKRTSAWLKIKCIRRQEFVIVGWLPSTKSRGLRSLLLGVHDGDTLRYAGKVGTGFDAAMIDELRTRLDKLARKTATVEAPRAAVKGAHWVKPELVAEVAFAETTPDGVLRHSSFIGLRGDKPAAEVVAERPAAPPKVESQIKVTNRDRVIFPESDVTKGQLADYYATVAGIMLPWAGHRPVSLVRCPQGRARQCFFQKHDAGSFGDTVHQVPIREKDGSTENYLYVDDADGLVACVQMGTIEFHGWGSRIDALERPDRLVFDLDPDEGLGFEETKRAAVHLKEQLAELGLVSFPLLSGGKGVHVVVPLTPKAEWPAVRDFAERFARALAHADPERFVAVMSKAKRKGRIFIDYLRNQRGATAIMPYAARARAGAPVAAPVSWTELRDLDSAAHWHVGDAEALIARANGRSLKEWGVADQVLPDL; this comes from the coding sequence ATGACCGACCCGCTCGCCCCCTATAATGCCAAGCGCAATTTCGCGAAGACCGCCGAGCCGGCCGGGACGCTCGCGCCCGGGAAAGGCAACAGCTTCATCGTGCAGAAGCACGATGCGACGCGATTGCACTGGGATTTCCGGTTGGAAGTCAACGGCGTCCTGAAAAGCTGGGCCGTCACCCGCGGCCCGAGTCTCGACCCGAACGAGAAGCGTCTGGCGGTGCGGACCGAGGATCATCCGCTTTCTTATCAGACGTTTGAGGGGACCATTCCGGCGGGTGAATATGGTGGTGGGACGGTGATGTTGTGGGACCGCGGCACCTGGTCGCCGGTCAAGGGCAAGAGTGCCGCCGACATCGACAAGGGCCATCTGCACTTCGTCCTGGATGGCGAGCGGATGAAGGGGGAGTGGCTGCTGATCCGGCTGCGCCCGCGCGGCAAAGAACGCCGCGAAAACTGGCTGTTACGCAAGATCGAGGATGCCGCGGCGGGTGGCACCGACACGCTGGTGGAGACGGCGCTGACCAGTGTCGCGACCGGGCGGACGATGCAGGAAATCGCCGACGGCAAGGGTGGGAAACCGGCCCGGAAGCGCAAATCGGGCAAGCCGCCCGTCTACGAGCCGCCACAGCTCTGTACGCTCGTGGACCACGTTCCGGGCGGCGGGGAGTGGATACATGAGGTGAAATACGACGGCTATCGCGCGTTGATCGCGGTCGGGGGCGGCAAGGCGAAGGTTTTTACCCGCAGCGGGCTCGATTGGAGCGACAAATTCCCCGGCATCGCCGAAGCCGCCGCCGCGCTCCCCGCCACGACCGCGCTGATCGATGGTGAAATCGTCGCGTTCAAGCAGGGCAGGCCCGATTTCTCGACGCTCAAGGATGCGATCGGCGCGGGGGGCGCGATGACGCTGTTTGCGTTCGACCTGCTAGAAGTGGATGGCAAGGATCTGCGCGACCAGCCCAATGTCGCGCGCAAGGAGCGGCTGCGTGCACTGGTCGGCGGCGGCGAGGAGCGGCTGCGCTTTGCCGAGCATATCGTCGGCGCCGGCGAGGAATTGTTCGAGACGATGTGCCGCGAAGGCTATGAGGGCGTCGTCTCCAAACGCGCCGATGCGCCGTATCGCGGGAAGCGGACGTCCGCATGGCTGAAGATCAAGTGTATCCGGCGGCAAGAGTTCGTGATCGTCGGCTGGCTGCCCTCCACCAAGTCGCGCGGGCTGCGGTCGTTGCTGCTCGGCGTGCATGACGGCGACACGCTGCGCTATGCCGGCAAGGTCGGCACCGGATTCGACGCCGCGATGATCGACGAGCTGCGGACGCGGCTCGACAAACTGGCGCGCAAGACCGCCACGGTCGAGGCACCGCGTGCGGCGGTAAAAGGAGCGCATTGGGTAAAGCCCGAGCTGGTGGCGGAGGTCGCCTTCGCCGAGACGACGCCCGACGGCGTGCTGCGCCATTCGAGCTTCATCGGGTTGCGCGGCGACAAGCCGGCGGCGGAGGTGGTCGCCGAGCGGCCGGCAGCGCCGCCGAAGGTCGAGTCGCAGATCAAGGTCACCAATCGCGATCGCGTGATCTTTCCCGAGAGCGACGTCACCAAGGGGCAGCTCGCCGATTATTATGCGACGGTCGCGGGGATCATGCTGCCATGGGCGGGGCATCGGCCGGTCAGCCTGGTGCGTTGCCCGCAAGGGCGAGCGCGGCAATGCTTCTTCCAGAAGCACGACGCCGGATCGTTCGGCGATACCGTGCATCAGGTGCCGATCCGCGAGAAGGACGGCAGCACCGAGAACTATCTGTATGTCGACGACGCCGACGGTCTGGTCGCGTGCGTGCAGATGGGAACGATCGAGTTCCACGGCTGGGGATCGCGCATCGATGCGCTTGAACGACCAGACCGGCTGGTGTTCGACCTCGACCCCGACGAAGGGCTGGGCTTCGAGGAAACCAAGCGCGCCGCCGTACACCTGAAAGAGCAACTCGCCGAACTGGGGCTGGTCAGCTTCCCGTTGCTGTCGGGGGGCAAGGGCGTCCATGTCGTCGTGCCGCTGACCCCCAAGGCCGAATGGCCGGCGGTCCGCGACTTCGCGGAGCGGTTTGCGCGCGCGCTGGCGCATGCCGATCCCGAGCGGTTCGTGGCCGTCATGAGCAAGGCCAAGCGCAAGGGGCGGATCTTCATCGACTATCTGCGCAACCAGCGCGGCGCGACCGCGATCATGCCCTATGCCGCGCGCGCACGCGCCGGTGCGCCGGTCGCGGCGCCGGTATCGTGGACCGAACTGCGCGATCTCGACAGCGCCGCGCATTGGCACGTCGGCGATGCCGAGGCGCTGATCGCGCGCGCCAATGGACGATCGCTGAAGGAGTGGGGCGTCGCCGATCAGGTGCTGCCCGACCTTTAG
- the ku gene encoding non-homologous end joining protein Ku, with protein MAARAYWQGQIRLALVSIPVEIYSATKSGAQVAFHQIHEPSGQRIKYEKVAPGVGPVDTDEIMKGFEIEKGEYVLLEQDEIDAVKLESKKTLELTQFVDAHEIDVLYYEKPYFVVPADDLAEEAFIVLREALRRTKKVGLGQLAMRGREYVVSLKPCGRGMILETLRYADEVHRAQGYFRDIPDDKPDAELLDLAEALIEKKAAAFDPAEFHDRYVDALKDLIERKRKAKGRKIIEDKGDDGGRSGSNVVDLMAALKKSMEGKGGTTEKKTPARKPAARKPAAKTKKSA; from the coding sequence ATGGCGGCGCGCGCATACTGGCAGGGGCAGATCCGTTTGGCGCTGGTGTCGATCCCCGTCGAAATCTACTCCGCCACCAAGTCCGGTGCGCAGGTCGCCTTTCACCAGATCCACGAACCGAGCGGGCAGCGGATCAAATACGAGAAGGTCGCGCCCGGTGTCGGCCCGGTCGATACCGACGAGATCATGAAGGGCTTCGAGATCGAGAAGGGCGAATATGTCCTGCTCGAACAGGATGAGATCGACGCGGTCAAGCTCGAGTCGAAGAAGACGCTGGAGCTCACCCAGTTCGTCGACGCGCACGAGATCGACGTGCTCTATTACGAGAAGCCGTATTTCGTCGTCCCCGCCGACGACCTCGCCGAGGAAGCGTTCATCGTGCTTCGCGAGGCGTTGCGTCGCACGAAGAAGGTCGGGCTCGGGCAACTTGCGATGCGCGGTCGCGAATATGTGGTCAGCCTGAAGCCGTGCGGGCGTGGCATGATCCTCGAAACCTTGCGCTATGCCGACGAGGTTCACCGCGCGCAGGGATATTTCCGTGACATTCCCGACGACAAGCCGGACGCCGAATTGCTCGACCTCGCCGAGGCGCTGATCGAGAAGAAGGCCGCGGCGTTCGATCCGGCCGAGTTCCACGACCGCTATGTCGATGCGCTCAAGGACCTGATCGAGCGCAAGCGCAAGGCGAAGGGTCGCAAGATCATCGAGGACAAGGGCGATGACGGCGGGCGGTCGGGCTCGAATGTCGTCGACCTGATGGCGGCGCTCAAAAAGTCGATGGAGGGCAAGGGCGGCACCACGGAGAAGAAGACTCCGGCGCGCAAGCCTGCCGCCCGCAAACCGGCGGCGAAGACGAAGAAAAGTGCTTGA
- a CDS encoding type II toxin-antitoxin system RelE/ParE family toxin — protein sequence MKVAIAAGAWDDLGAIGEWIARDDPGRAVGYIDELLDACAALAIYPRIYPRWPHHSAREIRRLNHNDYAIFYEVRANDIQVLAFAHGARDLGAVLDAR from the coding sequence ATGAAGGTCGCGATTGCTGCCGGAGCGTGGGACGATCTTGGTGCAATCGGCGAGTGGATCGCACGCGACGATCCGGGCCGCGCAGTCGGCTACATCGATGAATTGCTTGATGCCTGTGCAGCCCTCGCGATCTATCCGCGCATCTACCCACGATGGCCACATCATTCCGCTCGCGAAATCCGGCGCTTGAATCACAACGATTATGCAATCTTCTACGAAGTTCGCGCGAACGATATCCAGGTACTCGCCTTCGCCCATGGTGCACGCGATCTCGGCGCTGTGTTAGATGCACGTTAA
- a CDS encoding type II toxin-antitoxin system ParD family antitoxin — protein MASSVKLGDRLESYVDELVQKGRYGSRSEVLREGVRLVHERESWLAMVQAQVDRGLADVDAGRVFTIDEVRADFHRRFKPQA, from the coding sequence ATGGCGAGCAGCGTGAAACTGGGCGACCGGCTGGAAAGCTATGTCGACGAACTAGTGCAGAAGGGCCGCTATGGTTCGCGTAGCGAGGTGCTGCGGGAAGGGGTGCGGCTTGTCCACGAACGCGAATCGTGGCTGGCGATGGTTCAGGCGCAGGTCGACCGCGGTCTCGCCGACGTCGATGCCGGACGGGTTTTTACCATCGACGAGGTTCGCGCAGACTTCCACCGGCGCTTCAAGCCGCAGGCATGA
- the pdxH gene encoding pyridoxamine 5'-phosphate oxidase, with protein sequence MADDPFSLFDRWYAEARESEPNDPNAMALATADARGRPSVRMVLLKGHGPDGFVFYTNRGSRKAGDLAVNAQAALLFHWKSLRRQIRIEGAVTHTTDQESDAYFATRGRDSQLGAWASEQSRPLDDRATFEARFAEMTARFDGQHVPRPPNWGGYRVTPDHLEFWHDRAHRLHERRVFAPDAQGGWREGLLFP encoded by the coding sequence ATGGCCGACGATCCCTTTTCCTTGTTCGACCGCTGGTACGCCGAGGCGCGCGAGAGTGAGCCGAACGACCCGAATGCGATGGCGCTGGCGACCGCGGATGCGCGCGGCCGGCCGTCGGTGCGGATGGTGCTGTTGAAGGGGCACGGCCCGGACGGCTTCGTCTTCTATACCAACCGCGGCAGCCGCAAGGCCGGCGACCTAGCGGTCAATGCGCAGGCGGCGTTGCTCTTCCACTGGAAATCGCTGCGCCGGCAGATCCGGATCGAGGGCGCGGTGACCCACACCACCGATCAGGAAAGCGACGCCTATTTCGCGACTCGCGGGCGCGACTCGCAACTCGGCGCGTGGGCGTCCGAACAATCGCGCCCGCTCGACGATCGCGCGACCTTCGAGGCGCGTTTCGCCGAGATGACAGCGCGCTTCGACGGACAGCACGTGCCGCGTCCACCCAATTGGGGCGGTTACCGCGTCACGCCCGACCACCTCGAATTCTGGCATGACCGTGCGCACCGGCTGCACGAACGGCGCGTGTTCGCGCCCGATGCGCAGGGTGGCTGGCGCGAAGGATTGCTGTTCCCATGA